The stretch of DNA ACGGCGTGCGCGGTCATGCCCAGCGCCATGCCACGCGCCTCGGGGCTGTGCACGCCGAGGCGGGTCAGCAACGCCGGGCCGAAGATCGCGCCGATCACCCCGGTGATCAACACGAACACCGCCGCCAGCGCCGCGACACCACCGATCTGCTCGGCCACCAGCATGGCAATCGGCGAGGTCACCGACTTCGGCGCCATGGTCATCAGAATCATGTGCTCGGCACCAAACCACCAGCCCAGTAACACGCCCATGCCCGTCGCGACCACCCCGCCTATCACCAGCGTAGTAAAAATCGGCCAGAACAATTGGCGGATACGCTTGAGGTTGAGATACAGCGGCACCGCCAGCGCAACTGTCGCCGGGCCCAGCAGAATGCTGAGGATCTCGGTGCTCTTGCGGTACTCGGCGTAAGTCAGGCCACAGCCGACCAGCACGCCGATCACCAACAGCATGGAGACCAGCACCGGTTGCAGAAAGATCCAGCGGGTTTTCTCGAACGCCGCCAGCACCAGTTGATAGGCACCCAGGGTGATGCCGATGCCAAACAGCGGATGATGGATTACCGAGGCCCATGCCCCTTGCCAGTCGAAGAGCATCAGGACTCCTCCGACCGGTGCGCGTGTCGCTTGACCATGCGCTGCATCAGCACCCCGGCGAAGGCCATCGACAGGATCAACGACAGGACGAGCGCGCCGACAATCGCCCAGAAATCGGCGGCAATATCACTCGCATAGACCATCACACCCACCGCCGGCGGCACCAGCAGCAACGGCAGATAACGCAGCAGACTGCCGGCCGCAAGGTTCAGCGGCTCGCCGACTTCACCGCAAATGATCAGGAACACCAGCAACAGCAGCAGGCCGATGATCGGCCCCGGCAGCACCGGCAACAGCAAATGGTTGAGTGCCGTGCCGAGCAGTTGGAACAGCACCAGCATGGTCAGGCCACGTAACAACATCAGACATCTCCCCCCGCAAGTCATCGGCATTATAAGCACGGCAGCGCTATGGATCGGCATTCGCCAAAAGCATGGCAGGTTGACCGGAGCAAATCGTCATGTTGATCTACAGTGGTTCGCAGGGCGGTCAAATCCCCCACCTGAAAAACTATAAAACCGATGAACCCAAGGAGAGTCTCAATGCCCTATGTTCCCGTTGCAGAGCTCAAAGATTATGTCGGCAAGGAACTCGGACGTTCCGAATGGCTCACCATCGATCAGGAGCGTATCAACCTGTTCGCCGAAGCCACCGGGGATTATCAGTTCATCCATGTCGACCCGGTCAAAGCCGCGCAAACGCCATTTGGCAGCACCATTGCCCACGGTTTCCTGTCGCTGTCGCTGATCCCCAAATTGATGGAAGACATCCTCGTGCTGCCGCAAGGCCTGAAGATGGTGGTCAACTACGGGCTGGACAGCGTGCGTTTCATCCAGCCGGTGAAGGTCAATTCAAAAGTTCGGCTGAAGGTCGATCTGGCCGAAGTGACCGAGAAGAAACCCGGGCAATGGCTGCTCAAGGCCACCGCCACGCTTGAGATAGAGGGCTCGGACAAACCGGCCTATATCGCCGAACCGCTGTCGCTCTGCTTCGTTTAAGTCACTGGATGCGAAACAGCGCACGCTGTTTCGCATCAGCGCTGTTTTTACCGGCTGTATAAGGTCACATAGCTGCGGCATACTCGGTCGCCTAATTGCCCGGATCCCGCTATGCGCCCACTCGCTTCCCTTGCCCCCCTTGCCCTGACCCTGATGCTCACTGCGTGCGGCGACGGCGAATCGCTGCTGCCTCCGGATGCGCGCCTGCCGGACGGCGGACGCTATCGCGGCGAGCTGGTCAACGGCTTGCTGCAAGGCCAGGGTCGCGTCGACTACCCCAACGGCAGCTGGTACGCCGGGCAGTTCGACAAGGGCCAATGGCACGGTCAGGGTGAGTGGCACGGCAGCAACGGCGAGGTCTATCGCGGCCAGTTCCAGCAGGGCCTGTTCGATGGCCAGGGCAGCCTGACCACCAACGCCAGCAGTTACACCGGCGGCTTCAAGCAGGGCCGGCGCGACGGCGAAGGCACCCTCAAGGAAAACGCCATGACCTACCGTGGCGAGTTCAAGGCTGACCAGTATTCCGGGCTGGGCCGTCTGGAAATGGACGACGGCAGCTCCTATCAGGGCCAGTTCACCCACGGCAAACCCAATGGCGAAGGCCAGCGCGGCGACGCCAGCGGCAATACGTTCAGCGGTCATTTCGTCAACGGCCAGCTCGAAGGCAACGGCACGTTCAACAGTGCCGATGGCGACATCTATGTCGGCGGCTTCAAGAACAGTCAGCTGCACGGCAAGGGCCGCTATGAAAACGCCGATGGCGACGTCTGGCTCGGCCAGTTCAAGGAAGGCGCGCTGACCGGAAAAGGCGAATTGATTGGCGCTGACGGCAGCCATTACATCGGCTACTTCAATGACTGGCGCTTCAGTGGTCAGGGCCGCTTGAACCTGTCTGACGGCAGCTTCTACATCGGCGAGTTCGACAGCGACAGCTACGCCGGGCGCGGCACCCTGGTGCTGACCGATGGCACCGTGCTCAGCGGCACCTGGATCAACGGCCAACGCGTGCGTGACGCCGACGGCAAGCTCCTGCCCGACACCCTCGAACTCGGCCTGCTAGCTCAGGGCCGCCTGCTCGATGAGGCGCTGGCCGCCGTGCCCGCCTCGACACCGGCCGTTGAGCTGTACACTCTGACCCTCGGTGGCGACGGCAAGCAAAGCGTGTTCCTGCGCGAGTCCGACTACGTCGCCAATATGCTCACCACACGCTTCGGTGCCTATGGCCAGATTCGCCTGGTCAACCACCGCGACCATCTCGCCGATCGGCCGATGGCCACCCGCGAAAACCTGCGCCGCGCAGCGCAAACCCTGGCCGAACGCAGCGGCCCGGAAGACCTGGTGTTCATTTACCTGACCAGCCACGGCACCGCCGAACACGAACTGGTGCTCGACCAGCCGCGCATGGAGCTGGCCGATCTGCCCGCCGATGAGCTCGCCGCCGTGCTCGCGCCGCTGAAAAATCGCGACAAGGTGATCGTGATTTCATCGTGCTACTCCGGCGGTTTCATCCCCGCGCTGAAAGACGAGCGCACTCTGATCATGACCGCCTCACGTGCCGATCGGGTGTCGTTCGGCTGCTCGGAAGAAGCCAACTTCACCTACTTCGGCGATGCCTTGTTCGCCCAGGCGCTGAACCAGACCGACGACCTCGAACAAGCCTTCAAACTGGCCAAGGCCACGGTTGCCGAGCGTGAGCTGGCTGACAGTTTCGAAGCCTCGGAACCGCAGATCTGGGCGCCCAAGACCGTGCTGTCGCATTGGCAACTGCTACGCAAACAGCAAGCAAGAAAAGCTTTGCAAAGCGCTGCATTGAACGACGGAGCGACAAACAGCAACTAAGCTGAACAGTATCAAGGGAGAGACACAATGTACTTGACGCCTCAGCACGTATTGCTTGCCGGAGCCACCGGATTGACCGGTGAACACCTGCTCGACCGCTTGCTCAACGAGCCGACGATTTCTCGCGTGCTCGCCCCTTCGCGTCGACCCTTGGCGGAACATCCACATCTGGAAAACCCGGTCGGTGATCCACAGGCGTTTCTGCCTCAACTAAGTGGCCGGGTCGATATCGCCTATTGCTGCCTCGGCACCACGATCAAGCAGGCCGGTTCAGAAGCGGCGTTTCGTGCGGTGGATCTGGACATGGTCGTGGCGTTCGCCAAACGCGCGCGGGAGATGGGCGCGCGGCACCTGATTGTAATCAGCGCGATTGGCGCCGATCCGAAATCGTCGGTCTTCTACAATCGGGTCAAAGGCGAAATGGAACAAGCGCTGCGCGCCCAGGACTGGCCGCAACTGACCATTTGCCGGCCTTCGCTGTTGTTGGGCGAACGCACGGAGCCACGCTTGGCCGAACAGCTGGCCGGGCCGTTGTCGAAGCTGATTCCGGGAAAATACCGAGGCATCGAGGCCTGCCAATTGGCGCGGGCGATGTGGCGATTGGCGCTGGAAGAGCAGGATGGGGTGCGGGTGATCGAGTCGGATGAACTGCGCAAGCTAGGCAAATAATCTTCCGCCGCATGATCGTTCCCACGCTCTGCGTGGGAATGCAGCCATGGACGCTCTGCGTCCCAAAGCGTGACGCAGAGCGTCACCGGAGGCGTTACCACGCAGAGCGTGGGAACGATCTGTCTAACTACAATCCGCCCGTTGCCTGAAACCCCACGCCGATAACCGTCAGCAATGACAACGGCAACAGCAGCGTATCGAGCAATGCACTCGCCGGCAGGTCCACCCCCGGATAGCTCGGCGCTTCAGCCCCGAACCGATCCATCGCACAGCACCCGCCATTCATCGCGTACAAATCCAGCCGCGTCCCGGAGTACACCACTGGCGCACCCGGCTTGGCGGCATCCAGCGTCCGCGCCGTGGCGCAGCCGGCCAGTTGCAGCGCCAGCACCATCGTCAGCAGCTTATTCATCGCTGCTCAGATGATGCTCGCCCCAACGCGGCAGCATGTCCTGAGGAATGCCCAGCAGATTGAGAATCCGCGCCACGACGAAATCGATCAGGTCATCGATGGTCTGTGGCTGGTGATAGAAACCCGGCGAGGCCGGCAGGATGGTCACGCCCATGTTCGACAGCTTGAGCATGTGCTCCAGATGAATGCTCGAATACGGCGCTTCGCGCGGCACCAGAATCAACTGGCGACGTTCCTTCAGCGTCACGTCCGCAGCCCGCTCGATCAGGTTGTTGCAGGCGCCGGTGGCAATCGCCGACAAGGTGCCGGTGGAACACGGCACCACGACCATCGCCGCTGGCGCGCCGGAGCCCGAGGCCACCGGCGACATCCAGTCTTCCTTGCCGTACACGCGGATCTGCCCGGCCGCTGCCCCGGTGTACTCGGTGAGGAACGCCTGCATCATCTGCGGCTTGGGCGGCAACGTGACATCGGTCTCGGTGGCCATCACCAGTTGCGCCGCCTTGGAGATCAGGAAGTGTACTTCGCGATCTTCACGCACCAGGCAATCGAGCAGGCGCAATCCGTACTGCGCGCCGGACGCGCCGGTCATCGCCAGCGTGATGCGTTCCGGGCCGCCGTCCTGGGAAAGAGTGTTCATTGCAGCGCCTCGGCGAGTTTGCCGTGCAGGCCGCCGAAGCCGCCGTTGCTCATGATCACCACGTGAGTGCCACGCTGAGCCTGGCTCTTCACGCGTTCGATGATGCCTTCAAGCGAATCGCTGACAATCGACGGCACGGTGCACAGTGCGGCGGTACCGGCCAGATCCCAGCCGAGGTTGGCCGGGGCGTACCAGATCACCTGGTCGGCATCGACCACGCTGTCCGGCAGACCGTCACGGTGCGCGCCGAGCTTCATCGAGTTGGAGCGCGGCTCGATGATCGCGATCAGCGGTGCGTCACCGATACGTTTGCGCAAGCCATCGAGGGTGGTGGCGATCGCGGTCGGGTGGTGGGCGAAGTCGTCGTAGATGGTGATGCCGCGTACTTCGGCGACTTTCTCCATCCGGCGTTTGACGTTCTTGAATGCGCTCAATCCGGCGATGCCCATCGATGGCACCACACCAACATGCCGCGCAGCCGCCAGGGCAGCCAGGGCGTTGGCGACGTTGTGCTGACCGGTCAGTTCCCATTCGACGGTGCCTTGAGACACGCCTTCGAACATCACTTCGAACGCCGAACCATCGCCTTTCAGCAACTTGACCTGCCACTGACCGCCGGCACCGGTGGTTTGCACCGGGGTCCAGCAGCCCATTTCGATCACGCGCTGCAAGGCAGGCTCGGTCGTCGGGTGAATCACCAGACCTTCGCTCGGGATGGTCCGCACCAAATGGTGGAACTGCCGCTCGATCGCCGGCAGATCGGGGAAGATATCAGCGTGATCGAACTCAAGGTTGTTGAGGATCGCGGTGCGCGGGCGATAGTGGACGAACTTCGAACGCTTGTCGAAGAACGCGCTGTCGTATTCGTCCGCCTCGATCACGAAGAACGGCGTGCCGCCCAGACGCGCGGACACCGAGAAGTTCTGCGGCACACCGCCGATCAGGAACCCCGGGCTCATGCCGGCGTGTTCCAGTACCCAGGCGAGCATACTGCTGGTGGTGGTCTTGCCGTGCGTACCGGCGACCGCCAGCACCCAGCGACCCTGCAGCACGTGATCGGCCAGCCACTGCGGGCCGGAGACGTAAGGCAGGCCTTTGTTCAGCACATATTCCACCGCCGGGTTGCCGCGGGACATGGCGTTGCCGATCACCACCAGATCCGGCGCCGGATCGAGCTGAGCCGGGTCGTAGCCTTGGGTCAGTTGAATGCCCTGAGCCTCAAGCTGCGTGCTCATCGGCGGATAGACGTTGGCGTCGGAGCCAGTCACGTGATGGCCCAGCTCTTTGGCCAGAACCGCCATCGAGCCCATGAAAGTCCCGCAGATACCCAGAATATGAATGTGCATAGTCGACCTCGTAAAACATGGCCGCAGGTTAGCGTAGGGTGGGGAAAATCGCACCTTGTGTTTCGCCTTTGCCGACGCCTTCGCGAGCAAGCCCGCTCCCACAAAATCAGCGCTGACCCTGTGGGGGGACGGGCTTGCTCGCGAATGGCGCGACTCGGTTCAGCGGCTAATCGCGTGTTTACGCAGCTTTCTATAAAGGGTGTTGCGGCTGACCCCGAGTTGTTGCGCGGTCTGGGTCATGTGCCAGCGGGTCTGCTCCAGCACATTGAGCAACGCCAAACGCTCGGCGCCCTCCAGCGGATGCTCGGACTCAACCGTCTTCAGCTCCAGTGGCGGCCGCACCTGACGAATCATCGCCGGCAGATCCTCCAGCCCGATCCGACCGTCATCGCACAACGCCGCCAGCGTACGCAGAACATTGCGCAACTGCCGCACGTTGCCCGGCCAGTTGAAGGCCAGCAACGCCTGGCGCGCCGGTTCGTCGATCACGATAATTTCCCCACCCGCCTCCTCGGCCAGCAGGAAATCCAGCAATTGCGACTTGTCGCTGCGTTCGCGCAACGCCGGTAGCGCGACTTCGAGGCCGTTGAGCCGGTAATACAGGTCTTCACGGAAACTGCCGTCTTCGACCCGCTCCAGCAGATTGCGGTGGGTGGCGCTGATGATCCGCACGTTGACCGCCTCCGGTTCGCCGCCGATCGGCACCACTTGGCGGTCTTCCAGCACCCGCAACAAACGGGTCTGCAACGCCAGCGGCATGTCGCCGATTTCATCGAGAAACAGCGTGCCGCCATCGGCCTGCTGCAACTTGCCGCGCATGCCGTCCTTGCGCGCGCCGGTGAAACTGCCGCCGCGATAACCGAACAACTCGCTCTCGATCAGACTCTCGGGAATCGCCGCGCAGTTAAGGGCGACGAAAGCTTTGTTGGCGCGTTGACTGGCATGATGCACGGCCTTGGCGAAAGCCTCCTTGCCGGAGCCGGTTTCGCCGTTGACCAGCAGCGGCACATCACGCTCGAACACGCGCAGCGCCTTGCGGAAATCGGCCTGCAGCGCCGCGTCACCGAGGCAAATGCCCGCCAGTGGTTGAGCCTTGACCACCACCGGCGCCGGCATGATCGGCAGCGGCTTGCGTGATTCGCCGCGCAGCAAGGCAAACAGAGGCCGCCCGTCACGGGTGCGCAACGGCCAACTGGCGCTGGCATTGGCACTGGCGCGGCCAAGCAGTTCGTCCAGCGAGCAATCGAAAAACGCTTCCACCGGTTTGCCGAGCAAGCCACCGCGAATATGCCCCAGCAGGTTCAGCGCACTCTGGTTGACCGCGCTGATCCGCCCTTCCCCGTCAAACGCCAGCAGCCCTTCGCTGAACAAGCCGACGGACTCGGCCTGCAGATGAAATCGCAGCAACCACTGGTTATCGAAGCAACGCAGGAAATAGCAGCTCTCGATCATCTTCGCCGACAGATTGACCAGCGCCATGGTGTGGAACTGGCTCTGGCGTGAAACATCGTGGCGCGCCGAGGACACGTCGAGCACCGCGAGCAATTCGCCGTGCGGGTCGAACACCGGGCTCGCCGAGCAGGTCAGCCCGGTGTGGCGGCCGCGAAAGTGTTCGTCCTGGTGAATGGTCAGCGCCTGGCGCTCGACCAGGCAGGTGCCGATGCCGTTGGTGCCTTCGCAGGCTTCGCTCCAGTCGGCGCCGAGCCAGAGCCCGGCACGTTCGAAAATCTTGCGCTCGGCGGGTGCGGTGACACAGTTGAGGATCACCCCGCGCGCGTCGGTCAGCAGCACCGCGTGGCCGGCCCCGGACAGTTGTTGATGCAGGCTGCTCATTTCATTGCCGGCAATCTGCAACACCTGTTGCAGCCGCTCGCGGCTTTCGAGGACGCGCCCGTGTTCGAGCACGGTGGGCGCCATGGCCAAGGCCGGGTCGAGGTGATAGTCCTCAAGACAGCGCAGCCACGAACGGGCAATCGACGGATCGGCACCGGGCCCGTGCAAGTGCGGCTTGCCCTGGGTCACGGTGAGCACCTGTTGGGCATGGCGACTCAAATGGTTGTCGTGCATTTCTTATTATTCTCCCCGAGATCAGTGCCGCCTCTTGGTTGGCTGGCACATACCTTGTGGTGAGGGGATTTATCCCCGATGGGTTGCGAAGCACCCCCAATCAAACCAACGTGGCTTCTTAGATTCACCGCGTACACCGGATTTACGACTGCTGCGCAGCCGATCGGGGCGGTGCGACGTTTCGCTAAATCCCCTCGCCACAAGGGGTACATCTGGGCGATTTGCAGCCAGCATCCTCCAGCCGTCGGCGCATTGCAATGCTGGCGAGACCGCTCGGTCACAGGCTGTGCCAAAAGCGGTACAAACTGTCACCCAGGCTGTACCGAAACCGTCACAGGCGCCGTCCGCCTGTCCGACAAAAAATACGCAAGGCCTTGATTTGCCTGACTTGCACGGCAATGGCCCGAGCTTTGCTCTACGCTTATATCAAGCGCACTTGCGCGTTTCTCTAATAAGTACAAAGCCAAGGAGAACATCATCATGCGTTACGCTCACCCCGGTACTGAAGGCGCCAAAGTCTCGTTCAAGAGCAAGTACGGTAACTACATCGGCGGCGAGTTCGTCGCGCCTGTCAAAGGTCAGTACTTCACCAATACCTCGCCAGTGAATGGCCAGCCGATTGCCGAATTCCCCCGTTCCACTGCCGAAGACATCGACAAGGCACTGGACGCCGCCCACGCTGCTGCCGATACATGGG from Pseudomonas sp. P8_229 encodes:
- a CDS encoding CidA/LrgA family protein produces the protein MLLRGLTMLVLFQLLGTALNHLLLPVLPGPIIGLLLLLVFLIICGEVGEPLNLAAGSLLRYLPLLLVPPAVGVMVYASDIAADFWAIVGALVLSLILSMAFAGVLMQRMVKRHAHRSEES
- a CDS encoding LrgB family protein — translated: MLFDWQGAWASVIHHPLFGIGITLGAYQLVLAAFEKTRWIFLQPVLVSMLLVIGVLVGCGLTYAEYRKSTEILSILLGPATVALAVPLYLNLKRIRQLFWPIFTTLVIGGVVATGMGVLLGWWFGAEHMILMTMAPKSVTSPIAMLVAEQIGGVAALAAVFVLITGVIGAIFGPALLTRLGVHSPEARGMALGMTAHAVGTSVALQESDECGAFAALAMSLMGVATAVFLPLAVSMVV
- the mpl gene encoding UDP-N-acetylmuramate:L-alanyl-gamma-D-glutamyl-meso-diaminopimelate ligase, with protein sequence MHIHILGICGTFMGSMAVLAKELGHHVTGSDANVYPPMSTQLEAQGIQLTQGYDPAQLDPAPDLVVIGNAMSRGNPAVEYVLNKGLPYVSGPQWLADHVLQGRWVLAVAGTHGKTTTSSMLAWVLEHAGMSPGFLIGGVPQNFSVSARLGGTPFFVIEADEYDSAFFDKRSKFVHYRPRTAILNNLEFDHADIFPDLPAIERQFHHLVRTIPSEGLVIHPTTEPALQRVIEMGCWTPVQTTGAGGQWQVKLLKGDGSAFEVMFEGVSQGTVEWELTGQHNVANALAALAAARHVGVVPSMGIAGLSAFKNVKRRMEKVAEVRGITIYDDFAHHPTAIATTLDGLRKRIGDAPLIAIIEPRSNSMKLGAHRDGLPDSVVDADQVIWYAPANLGWDLAGTAALCTVPSIVSDSLEGIIERVKSQAQRGTHVVIMSNGGFGGLHGKLAEALQ
- a CDS encoding oxidoreductase, encoding MYLTPQHVLLAGATGLTGEHLLDRLLNEPTISRVLAPSRRPLAEHPHLENPVGDPQAFLPQLSGRVDIAYCCLGTTIKQAGSEAAFRAVDLDMVVAFAKRAREMGARHLIVISAIGADPKSSVFYNRVKGEMEQALRAQDWPQLTICRPSLLLGERTEPRLAEQLAGPLSKLIPGKYRGIEACQLARAMWRLALEEQDGVRVIESDELRKLGK
- a CDS encoding MaoC family dehydratase, which codes for MPYVPVAELKDYVGKELGRSEWLTIDQERINLFAEATGDYQFIHVDPVKAAQTPFGSTIAHGFLSLSLIPKLMEDILVLPQGLKMVVNYGLDSVRFIQPVKVNSKVRLKVDLAEVTEKKPGQWLLKATATLEIEGSDKPAYIAEPLSLCFV
- the ubiX gene encoding flavin prenyltransferase UbiX, translating into MNTLSQDGGPERITLAMTGASGAQYGLRLLDCLVREDREVHFLISKAAQLVMATETDVTLPPKPQMMQAFLTEYTGAAAGQIRVYGKEDWMSPVASGSGAPAAMVVVPCSTGTLSAIATGACNNLIERAADVTLKERRQLILVPREAPYSSIHLEHMLKLSNMGVTILPASPGFYHQPQTIDDLIDFVVARILNLLGIPQDMLPRWGEHHLSSDE
- a CDS encoding YceK/YidQ family lipoprotein; translation: MNKLLTMVLALQLAGCATARTLDAAKPGAPVVYSGTRLDLYAMNGGCCAMDRFGAEAPSYPGVDLPASALLDTLLLPLSLLTVIGVGFQATGGL
- a CDS encoding sigma-54-dependent Fis family transcriptional regulator, translated to MHDNHLSRHAQQVLTVTQGKPHLHGPGADPSIARSWLRCLEDYHLDPALAMAPTVLEHGRVLESRERLQQVLQIAGNEMSSLHQQLSGAGHAVLLTDARGVILNCVTAPAERKIFERAGLWLGADWSEACEGTNGIGTCLVERQALTIHQDEHFRGRHTGLTCSASPVFDPHGELLAVLDVSSARHDVSRQSQFHTMALVNLSAKMIESCYFLRCFDNQWLLRFHLQAESVGLFSEGLLAFDGEGRISAVNQSALNLLGHIRGGLLGKPVEAFFDCSLDELLGRASANASASWPLRTRDGRPLFALLRGESRKPLPIMPAPVVVKAQPLAGICLGDAALQADFRKALRVFERDVPLLVNGETGSGKEAFAKAVHHASQRANKAFVALNCAAIPESLIESELFGYRGGSFTGARKDGMRGKLQQADGGTLFLDEIGDMPLALQTRLLRVLEDRQVVPIGGEPEAVNVRIISATHRNLLERVEDGSFREDLYYRLNGLEVALPALRERSDKSQLLDFLLAEEAGGEIIVIDEPARQALLAFNWPGNVRQLRNVLRTLAALCDDGRIGLEDLPAMIRQVRPPLELKTVESEHPLEGAERLALLNVLEQTRWHMTQTAQQLGVSRNTLYRKLRKHAISR
- a CDS encoding C13 family peptidase, with amino-acid sequence MRPLASLAPLALTLMLTACGDGESLLPPDARLPDGGRYRGELVNGLLQGQGRVDYPNGSWYAGQFDKGQWHGQGEWHGSNGEVYRGQFQQGLFDGQGSLTTNASSYTGGFKQGRRDGEGTLKENAMTYRGEFKADQYSGLGRLEMDDGSSYQGQFTHGKPNGEGQRGDASGNTFSGHFVNGQLEGNGTFNSADGDIYVGGFKNSQLHGKGRYENADGDVWLGQFKEGALTGKGELIGADGSHYIGYFNDWRFSGQGRLNLSDGSFYIGEFDSDSYAGRGTLVLTDGTVLSGTWINGQRVRDADGKLLPDTLELGLLAQGRLLDEALAAVPASTPAVELYTLTLGGDGKQSVFLRESDYVANMLTTRFGAYGQIRLVNHRDHLADRPMATRENLRRAAQTLAERSGPEDLVFIYLTSHGTAEHELVLDQPRMELADLPADELAAVLAPLKNRDKVIVISSCYSGGFIPALKDERTLIMTASRADRVSFGCSEEANFTYFGDALFAQALNQTDDLEQAFKLAKATVAERELADSFEASEPQIWAPKTVLSHWQLLRKQQARKALQSAALNDGATNSN